Proteins encoded within one genomic window of Humulus lupulus chromosome 1, drHumLupu1.1, whole genome shotgun sequence:
- the LOC133811503 gene encoding methyl jasmonate esterase 1-like, whose product MKCNLMLAYIIIASILTLSPNVNAKTKHSHFVLVHGAGHGAWCWYKVTTLLQSAGHNVTNIDLTASGINLDKVSQVNSSVVDYAKPLMDFMESLPATVANKVVLVSHSLGGLSISLAMESFPYKISAAVFVTSAMPAPNLSFLNISQELTRRAGSFMDSKVLFENGPNKPPTSLIFGPIYMATKMYQLSPPQDLVLAMSLVRAVPFFNNEELVNKQVKLTKERYGSVKRVFIVCDQDLTLEESFQRWMIERNPPHEVKVINGTDHMAMFTKPLELFTYLGEIAAEKYSSNLLN is encoded by the exons ATGAAGTGCAATCTAATGCTTGCTTATATAATTATAGCAAGTATCCTAACTTTGTCACCAAACGTTAATGCAAAGACCAAACATAGTCACTTTGTGCTGGTTCATGGGGCTGGTCATGGAGCCTGGTGTTGGTACAAGGTGACTACTCTCTTACAATCCGCAGGTCATAATGTTACAAATATAGACCTCACAGCCTCTGGAATCAACCTCGACAAAGTTAGCCAAGTCAACAGTTCAGTGGTTGACTATGCTAAGCCATTGATGGATTTCATGGAGTCCCTTCCAGCCACGGTGGCTAATAAAGTCGTTCTAGTCAGTCATAGCTTAGGTGGTCTCAGCATCTCCCTTGCCATGGAAAGCTTTCCTTATAAAATTTCTGCTGCAGTATTTGTCACCTCTGCTATGCCTGCTCCTAACCTCAGTTTTCTTAATATATCTCAAGAG TTGACAAGAAGAGCGGGTTCTTTTATGGATTCAAAAGTTCTATTTGAGAATGGTCCTAATAAACCTCCAACGTCCTTAATTTTTGGGCCAATATATATGGCAACAAAGATGTACCAACTTTCACCACCACAG GACTTGGTTCTTGCAATGTCACTGGTGAGGGCTGTCCCTTTCTTTAATAATGAAGAGTTGGTGAACAAACAAGtaaaacttaccaaggaaaggTATGGATCTGTCAAAAGAGTTTTTATAGTGTGTGACCAAGACTTAACACTCGAGGAGAGTTTCCAAAGATGGATGATAGAGAGGAACCCACCTCATGAAGTTAAAGTCATTAATGGGACTGATCATATGGCTATGTTCACTAAACCACTTGAGCTTTTTACTTATCTTGGGGAGATTGCAGCAGAGAAATATTCTTCAAATTTATTAaactag